The following nucleotide sequence is from Nitratidesulfovibrio termitidis HI1.
GTGGGCCACTTCGCCCCGGAAGGTGCCATGGCACGAATCGTACTTGAACAGGCGCGCCAGCGAGGCGTTGTCGGCGCGAGCATTGATGGCCACCACGCCAAGGTCGTCGGTATCGGCCAGCAGTCTGACGAGGTAGCGGCCAATGCGGCCGAAACCGTTCATCCCAAGCTTGATCATGAGTCCGTTCCCCTGAGACGGTTAGATCTTGTTCGAGCAGCCCAGCACGTTGCGAATCTTGTGCTGCACCATGTTCTTTACGGCGTCGCGCGCGGGCTTCAGGTACGCGCGCGGGTCGAAGTCAGCCGGTTTTTCCATGAAATGCTTGCGGATGGTGGCGGTCATGGCCAGGCGGATGTCGGTGTCGATGTTGATCTTGCACACGCCGAAGGTGGCCGCCTTGCGCAGCAGGTCCTCGGGCACGCCCTTGGCGCTGCCCACCTTGCCGCCGTAGGTGTTGGCCATGTCCACGAATTCCTGCGGCACGCTGGAGGCGCCATGCAGCACCAGCGGGTAGCCGGGCAGCATGCTGGTGATCTTTTCCAGCCGCGCGAAGTCCAGCCTGGCCTCGCCCGTGAATTTGTAGGCCCCGTGGCTGGTGCCGATGGCGATGGCCAGCGAATCGCAGCCGGTGCGCTTCACGAAGTCCACGGCCTGGTCGGGGTCGGTGTACACCGAATGTTCGGCGGACACTTCGTCCTCCACGCCCGCCAACTGGCCCAGTTCCGCTTCCACCCACACGCCGCGCGCGTGGGCGTATTCGACGACCTGCTTCGTGACGGCGATGTTCTCTTCGTACGGCAGATGCGAGCCGTCGTACATGACCGAGGTGAAGCCGCCGTCGATGCAGTCCTTGCAGATGTTGAAGTCCTGGCCGTGGTCAAGGTGCAGCACCACCGGCAGGTCGGTGTCCAGCAGGGCCGCCTCGATGAGCTTCACGATGTAGTTCTGCCCGGCGTACTTGCGGGCGCCGGCGGAAACCTGAAGGATCAGTGGGGCCTTTTCTTCACCGGCCGCCTGCATGATGCCCTGGATGATTTCCATGTTGTTCACGTTGAAGGCGCCGATGGCGTACCCTTCCTTGTAGGCCCGCTCGAACATCTGCTTGGGACCGGTCAGCGGCATGGATTCCTCCTGCTGCGCCGGACGGGCGTGATGCCTGCTGGTCCGGCGGTGGAAATGATTTCGTCGGTCGCGTCCCGCCGGAGGGGCCCTGCGGGTGTGGCGCGCGCGATCCGGGCTGCCTTCGGAAGGCCCGTCCGTGAACCTGTCCGGGGCCTGTCCGTAAAGACGCAGCCGCGCATGATGCCATGGCGCAGGGGGCGGGGGTGGCCTCTCGACGAAGGCGCGGGAAAGATACCCGAATCCGTGAAAAAAATAAAGATGGGCCGCGCAAGGCGGCCCGTCCTTCACGCGAAAGGGAGCAAAAGAGGGGGAGTGGCCCTGCGCGGGGCCGCTTACGCCTCGCCGCCGCCAGCCCCGCTGCCCGTCTCGTTGCCGGTCCCGTTACCGCCAGCCCCGTCGCCCTGCACCCTGGACAGCACGTCCATGGCGGCGTGGTCGGTGAAGTCGAAGCGCAGCGGGGTAAGGGTGATCCACCCTTCGGTCAACAGGGCGCGGTCTGTGCCGGGGGCCACGGTTTCCGGCGGAATGACGCCGTTCAGCCACCAGTACGAGCCGCCGCGCGGGTCCGTCCGGTGGTCGTACCAGTCCTTCCACACCGCGCGGGTCTGGGGGCAGGCGCGCACGCCCTTCACCTCGGTCATGGGCAGGGCGGGGTAGTTCAGGTTCACCACGCAGCGGGCGGGCAGGGACTGCCAGTCCAGCGTGGCCAGCAGCCCGGCGGCGTGGGCGGCCTGGCCGGAAAGGTCGGCGGGCCGGAACGAGTCGTAGGACACGGCCAGGGCGGGGTAGCCCATGTGCGCCGCCTCGGTGGCGGCGGACACCGTGCCGGAGTACAGGATGTCCGGCCCCACGTTGGCCCCGGCGTTGATGCCGGACACCACCACGTCGGGCTTCTTGTCCAGCAGGCACGACAGGCCCAGCTTCACGCAGTCGGTGGGGGTGCCGTACACACCGCGCCCGCGAAAGCCGTTTTCGTGAAATTCCTTCACCCGCAGGGGCAGACTGATGGTCACGGCGTGGCCCACGGCGGACTGTTCGGTGACCGGGGCCACCACGTGCACCTCGTGCCCGGCGTCCAGCAGGGCCTTGTACATGGCGCGCAGGCCGGGGGCCTGGATGCCGTCGTCGTTGGTCAGGGCGATGATCATGGGGTATCCTTTCTTCCGGGGCGGCATGATGCAGCCCGCCCCGTGATGCTGTTGCGTGATGTTTCGGTGCCGTGATGTGCGTCCTGCACGGGTAGGGCGGCGGCCCGAAGGCGGCTGCACGACGGGTGCGTTGCGACAAATCGCTGTCTGCCATGCTCTGGCATGCTCCGGCATGCTTCATGCTGACAGCGTGCGGGCGCGCACCAGCCGCGTGTCCGGCATGTCTGCGCATTGACAACGTGGCCGAAAAGCAGGCACCTTGCGGCAAATTGGCCGTCCCCGCGCGGGCGTTTTTCCGCCTGCGTCCCCGGTGTTTTCAATGCCGCCGGGGCAAAGGGCATGGCCGCTTCCTTACGACGCACATGGAAAAAAGACAAACCATACGAGATATCGCCGCCAACGATGAGGTAAGCGGGCTGTTCCTGCTCGGTTCGGCCACCCTGCAACAGTCGCGCAACGGCCCCTTCTGGCGGCTGGAACTGCGCGACGCCACCGGCAGCATGGAGGCCAAGATCTGGAGCCCCCAGAGCCAGGCCTATCCGGACCTGGCCGCCGGGCAGATCGTGGACGTGGAGGGCCGCTCCGGCACCTACCGCGACAAGGTCGAGGTGACCATTGGTCGTCTGCGCGTGCTGGACGACACCGAGCAGGCCGGGCTGGACCTTGGTCTGTTCCTGCCCGCCAGCCCGCGCCCCGCGCAGGAAATGCTGGATGAACTGATTGCCCTGTGCAAGGCGGAATTCACCCACGCGCCGTGGCGCAAGTTCGTGCTGGCCGTGCTGCGCGACGAGGACATCGCCCCGCGCCTGCTGGCCGCGCCCGCCGCCAAGTCGGTGCACCACGCCTACGTGGGCGGCCTTGTGGAGCACATGCTG
It contains:
- the fba gene encoding class II fructose-1,6-bisphosphate aldolase → MPLTGPKQMFERAYKEGYAIGAFNVNNMEIIQGIMQAAGEEKAPLILQVSAGARKYAGQNYIVKLIEAALLDTDLPVVLHLDHGQDFNICKDCIDGGFTSVMYDGSHLPYEENIAVTKQVVEYAHARGVWVEAELGQLAGVEDEVSAEHSVYTDPDQAVDFVKRTGCDSLAIAIGTSHGAYKFTGEARLDFARLEKITSMLPGYPLVLHGASSVPQEFVDMANTYGGKVGSAKGVPEDLLRKAATFGVCKINIDTDIRLAMTATIRKHFMEKPADFDPRAYLKPARDAVKNMVQHKIRNVLGCSNKI
- the surE gene encoding 5'/3'-nucleotidase SurE → MIIALTNDDGIQAPGLRAMYKALLDAGHEVHVVAPVTEQSAVGHAVTISLPLRVKEFHENGFRGRGVYGTPTDCVKLGLSCLLDKKPDVVVSGINAGANVGPDILYSGTVSAATEAAHMGYPALAVSYDSFRPADLSGQAAHAAGLLATLDWQSLPARCVVNLNYPALPMTEVKGVRACPQTRAVWKDWYDHRTDPRGGSYWWLNGVIPPETVAPGTDRALLTEGWITLTPLRFDFTDHAAMDVLSRVQGDGAGGNGTGNETGSGAGGGEA